In Luteitalea sp., the DNA window AGAGCGGCCCGACCGCCGCGCGGCCGCGTGGGCCTGGCGTCCGACCGGCACGGCGTCCCCTATTGGTAGTCGACAATCCATGACCAATCTCGAGCGATCACTCAACGCGTACGTCGACACTCATGCCTCGCGGCTGGTCGAGATCTCGCGCGATCTCGTAAGTCTGCCGTCGGAAAACAGGGCGCCGCACGGCGACGAAGCGTCCTGTCAGCGCTACGTCGCCGACCTGCTCCGGCGCTGCGGCTGCGACCCGATCCTCTACACGCCCGACGAAGCCCCCGGCATCCGATCGCATCCGCTCTACTGGCCGGGACGCGACTACCGCAACCGTCCCAACGTCGGCGCGCGCCGTGCCGGCACGCGGCACGGCCGCTCGCTCCTGCTCTCGGGTCACATCGACACCGTGCCCGTGGGATCCGCCCCGTGGACCCGCGATCCCTTCGGCGGCGAGATCGACGGCAACCGGCTCTATGGCCGCGGCGCGAACGACATGAAGGGTGGCATTGCGGTCAACCTGTTCGTTGTCGAGGCGCTGGCCGGCATGCGGCTCGAGCTCGCCGGCGATCTCCTGTTCGAGAGCGTGGTGGACGAGGAGTTCGGCGGCGTCAACGGCACGCTTGCCGGACGCTTGATGGGCTTCCAGGCGGACGCCGCGGTCATCTCCGAGCCTTCCTTCCTCCGCATCTGTCCCGCCCAGCGCGGCGGGCGGACCGTCGATCTCACGTTCCACGCGCCCAACCACGGCATCCTCGCCCCGGACGGGAACGATCCCCGCGTCGTCCGCCAGCTCACCACGTTTCTCGCGGCGCTCGACGACTTCAAGCGCGCGCGGCGCCAGGCGCGCATCCATCCACTGTATGCGGCGGCCGCCGAGCCGGTCCCGGTGCACGTCACGCGGATCTCCACGGCGCCCTGGGGTACGTCCGAGCCGACCAACACGCCGGCCTCCTGCCGGCTGCAGCTCTTCTGGCACACGATGCCGGGCGAGGATGTCGAGCGGATCGACAGGCAGTTCTTCGAGTGGCTCGACGCGCTCGTGGCAGCGCACCCCGACACGTTCACGGCCCGGCCGCAGGTGGACTATCCGATTCGGTGGCTGCCCGCGTCTGCCATCGACGTCTCCGAGCCACTCGTCACCGAGCTCGAGGCGGCGGCCACCGCGCTGCTTGACGAGCGGCCCAGGATTGAGGCCATCGAGAGCCCCTGCGACATGTATGTCTTCCATCAGCTCGGCGTGCCGGCCGTCCTCTGGGGGCCGAGCGGCGGCAACACGCACAGCACCGACGAGTACGTCGAGATCGACTCGCTCGTTCGGGCGGCCAAGGCGCTCCTCGGGCTCGTGTGCCGGTGGTGTGACGTGATTCGATCGGCTTGAACTGCTCGAGCGGCGCGGCCTCGCCATCGACCAGCGCGGTGTCTACGCGTTCTGGAGCCCTCGAATCACGAGCTCCAGGTATTCGCGCGCGATGCGGGCCAGGTTGTCCACGCCTTCCGGCGTCGAAGGACGCGGGATGACGGGGGCGAAGATGTTCTCGCAGGCGAGCGGCATGTCCAGGCCGGTGAACGCAACGGGGGCCAGCAGACGGTAGTGATCGATCTCGCCGAAGCCTGGCCCGCAGTCCTGGTCCTCCGGATAGTTGCGGTGATCCTTGATGCAGAAGCTTCGAATCACGTCCGCGCACTTCCGCACGTCGGGAATCGGGTCGACGTTCAGGTAGTCCATGACGTTGCCCGCGTCGTAGTTCACGCGCACGGCCTCGTGGCCCACTTCACGAACGATCTTCGCGGTGGCCTCTCCCGTGCCGGTCTCGCCGCCATGCTGTTTGACGACCACGGTCACGCCCGCCGACGTCGCAAACGGACCGAGCTCCTGGAGGTTCTCGATCCACTGGCGATACTTCCCCTTCTCCGTGTGACCGAAGGTCAGCACCTGCGGAATGCCGGCGGCCTCGGCCTGCTCGATCCGACGTTTGTGGGCCTCCACGGCGCCGTCGGCCTCGACGTAGATGCCTGCGAACATCATCACGGGCTCCAGTCCCAGGTCTCGACAGCGATCGCCCAGCTTCCGAGCGTCGGCCGGCTTGGCGTCCGGTGCAACGACCGGCACCTTCCCTGACGTTTCGACGTGCGTGGTCCCCCACGCCACGTACTTGTAGCCGCCGGCCGCGATGCCCTCCAACGCTCTCTGGAGAGGGAACCTTGCGTACGGCAAGGTCATGCAGGCGATCTGGAAGCGCGTCGGCTTCTGGCCCTGCGTCGCAATGCCAGGCGCGGCGCCGGCACGGGAAGCTCGCGGCATGGCCAGCAGCGACAGACCTGCCGGCGTGTCGATCAGGAAGCGTCGTCGGGTCATCATAGAGGCGCATTATAGACGGCGCCTCGACGTCACCGAGGTGGAGAGCTAGCTACATATCTGGGGAGGGGAAGAGAGTCCGTGTAACGAGACGTGAAGACCGCTCAATCAGCGACGAGGGATGATCGCTCGTGGGAGGTGCACCTCGAGGCGTCGCCGCTTCCGCGAGCGCGGCCTCCAGCAGGCTCGTGATCCGATCGGTGTCGTACACGCAGCCGCCCCACGTCCCACCGCTCGCTTTCTGCAGCCCGGCCCAGAGACGCGTATCGGCCGGCACGCGTGAATCGCGCTGCAGGTCTGGGTGTGGCGGCCGGGCTGCCAGCGCGTGCGAAGGGGGATCGACGATATCAGCGGTTCCCTCGAGCGCGCGCGTGTCGATGCGCAGCCTGATCGTATCGCCGTCCCGGACGCGCCCGATCGGACCTCCCGCCCACGCCTCCGGGCTCACGTGGCCGATGCACGCGCCGGTCGAGACGCCCGAGAAGCGTCCGTCGGTGAGGAGGGCGATCTTGTCGCCGTCGCGCAGGTGCTTGAGCGCCGAGGTGATCTGATAGGTCTCCGGCATGCCGATCCCCGGCCCCACGCCGATGAGCACCATGACGTCGCCGGGTTGAACGGCGCCGGCCTTCACGGCGGCGATGGCCGCCTCCTCCGTCGCAAACACCCGTGCCGGTCCCTCGTGGAAGAAGATGCCGTCGGCACCCACGCGGTCCCGCGCGATGGCGGTGCTCTTGACCAACGCCCCTTCTGGCGCGAGGCTGCCGCGCACGAACGTGATTGTGCTGGTCAGCCCGCATGCATGCGCCCGCGCCGGGCCCATGATGACGTCATCCGGATCGACGCCGTCGAGCGCGTGTAGCCTGTCGCGCAGCCGGCGGCGCCGATCGCTCGCTTCCCACCACGTGAGGTTCTCCTCGAGCGTGCGGCCGCTGACCGTGCGCGCCCCGAGCCGCAGGAGCCCGGCATCGCGCAGATGCAGCATCACCTCCGGCACACCGCCGGCGAGAAACACCTGCACCGTGGCGAAGTGCCGCGGTCCGTTCGGGAGGACGTCGACGAGCCTCGGGATGGTGCCGTTGACACGCGCCCAGTCGTCCACCGTCGGCCGGGGCAGGCCTGCGGCATGCGCAAAGGCGGGCACATGCAGCACGAGGTTCGTGGAGCCGCCGATGGCCGCATGGAGCACCATGGCGTTGTGCAGCGAGTCCTCGGTCAGAAGGCCGCCAGTCGTGGACCCGCGCTGCTCGAGCGCCAGGAGGGCGAGCGCCGATCGATGGGCGAGGTCCCGCCAGATCGGAGCGCCGGACGGAGCGAGCGCGCCGTGCGGCAGCGTGAGCCCGAGCGCTTCACCGACGGCCTGCGTCGTGGCGGCCGTCCCCATGAACTGGCAGCCGCCGCCTGGGGATCCACAGGCGCGACATCCCATCTCCGCGGCGTGGTCGAGCGTGACCTCGCCGCGCGCAAAGCGGGCGGCGAGGGTCTGCACGGTGCCGGCGTCTTCACCGCCGTCAGCCAGAAGCGTCACACCGCCCGGTACGAGCACCGCCGGGAGATCGGGCGTTCCGGCCAGCGCCATGATCATCGCCGGCAGGCCCTTGTCACACGTCGCCACGCCCAGCACGCCACGACGCGTCGGCAGCGAGCGGATCAGCCGCCGGAGCACGACCGCGGCATCGTTGCGATACGGCAGGCTGTCGAGCATGCCGGCCGTGCCGTTGGTCCGCCCGTCGCAGGGGTCACTGACGTACGCGGCAAAGGGCACCGCGTCCGCGGCCGCCAGCGTGCGGGCCGCCTCCTCCATGAGCAGGCCGACCTCCCAGTGCCCCGTGTGGTAGCCGAGCGCGATGGGCGTACCGTCCGGCGCCCGTATGCCGCCTTGGGTGCTGAGGATCAGGAATGGCTTGCCGAGCATCCGCGCCGGATTCCAGCCCATGCCGGCGTTCTGCGTCCAGCCGAAGAGATCGCCGCTGGCCATTCCGCGCAGTTGATCCGGCTGGAGCGGCAGGCGACCGCTGGGACCGGACGCCCTCGTCTGCAGCGCATAGATCGACTCGTCGGCTGAATCCAGGATGGGATCGCGCATCATACGACTCGAGCCCCTCAGAGCGAGAAGCTCGACTCACTGTATCAAGTTTCCCGCGTGGGACCGACCGCGCGCCCGTCGGCCGACCTCGTCGATACGAGCGTTCCTCCGACCACATCGCCGGCAGGGTGCTGTGCGATCATGTTGAATCACTGTATGTGCGAGGAGTTGAGACGATGACGAAGCCGAGGAGCCTCCCCAAAGTCGTGTCGCGAGAGGAGTGGCGTGCAGCGCGTGAGGCGCTGCTCGCCAACGAGAAGGCGCACACCCGCGCGGGCGACGCGTTGAACGCCGAGCGTCGCCGGCTGCCGATGGTCAAGATCGAGAAGAAGTACGTCTTCGCAGGACCACACGGCGAGGCGACCC includes these proteins:
- a CDS encoding TIM barrel protein, which gives rise to MMTRRRFLIDTPAGLSLLAMPRASRAGAAPGIATQGQKPTRFQIACMTLPYARFPLQRALEGIAAGGYKYVAWGTTHVETSGKVPVVAPDAKPADARKLGDRCRDLGLEPVMMFAGIYVEADGAVEAHKRRIEQAEAAGIPQVLTFGHTEKGKYRQWIENLQELGPFATSAGVTVVVKQHGGETGTGEATAKIVREVGHEAVRVNYDAGNVMDYLNVDPIPDVRKCADVIRSFCIKDHRNYPEDQDCGPGFGEIDHYRLLAPVAFTGLDMPLACENIFAPVIPRPSTPEGVDNLARIAREYLELVIRGLQNA
- a CDS encoding YjhG/YagF family D-xylonate dehydratase, with the translated sequence MMRDPILDSADESIYALQTRASGPSGRLPLQPDQLRGMASGDLFGWTQNAGMGWNPARMLGKPFLILSTQGGIRAPDGTPIALGYHTGHWEVGLLMEEAARTLAAADAVPFAAYVSDPCDGRTNGTAGMLDSLPYRNDAAVVLRRLIRSLPTRRGVLGVATCDKGLPAMIMALAGTPDLPAVLVPGGVTLLADGGEDAGTVQTLAARFARGEVTLDHAAEMGCRACGSPGGGCQFMGTAATTQAVGEALGLTLPHGALAPSGAPIWRDLAHRSALALLALEQRGSTTGGLLTEDSLHNAMVLHAAIGGSTNLVLHVPAFAHAAGLPRPTVDDWARVNGTIPRLVDVLPNGPRHFATVQVFLAGGVPEVMLHLRDAGLLRLGARTVSGRTLEENLTWWEASDRRRRLRDRLHALDGVDPDDVIMGPARAHACGLTSTITFVRGSLAPEGALVKSTAIARDRVGADGIFFHEGPARVFATEEAAIAAVKAGAVQPGDVMVLIGVGPGIGMPETYQITSALKHLRDGDKIALLTDGRFSGVSTGACIGHVSPEAWAGGPIGRVRDGDTIRLRIDTRALEGTADIVDPPSHALAARPPHPDLQRDSRVPADTRLWAGLQKASGGTWGGCVYDTDRITSLLEAALAEAATPRGAPPTSDHPSSLIERSSRLVTRTLFPSPDM
- a CDS encoding M20/M25/M40 family metallo-hydrolase yields the protein MTNLERSLNAYVDTHASRLVEISRDLVSLPSENRAPHGDEASCQRYVADLLRRCGCDPILYTPDEAPGIRSHPLYWPGRDYRNRPNVGARRAGTRHGRSLLLSGHIDTVPVGSAPWTRDPFGGEIDGNRLYGRGANDMKGGIAVNLFVVEALAGMRLELAGDLLFESVVDEEFGGVNGTLAGRLMGFQADAAVISEPSFLRICPAQRGGRTVDLTFHAPNHGILAPDGNDPRVVRQLTTFLAALDDFKRARRQARIHPLYAAAAEPVPVHVTRISTAPWGTSEPTNTPASCRLQLFWHTMPGEDVERIDRQFFEWLDALVAAHPDTFTARPQVDYPIRWLPASAIDVSEPLVTELEAAATALLDERPRIEAIESPCDMYVFHQLGVPAVLWGPSGGNTHSTDEYVEIDSLVRAAKALLGLVCRWCDVIRSA